The following are encoded together in the Pedobacter sp. D749 genome:
- a CDS encoding type II toxin-antitoxin system VapC family toxin encodes MASNHYLLDTHCLIWFQENNPKIPKKILDILQNTENVVYFSQISLFEISIKQSLGKLPNFSVSVEDIHNQALLDGFTFLVIENSAIFNYYSIPLLNEHRDPFDRLLISSAIQQDATLLSADEKFKLYPNILKLLWQ; translated from the coding sequence ATGGCATCTAATCATTATCTTTTAGATACCCATTGCCTAATATGGTTTCAGGAAAATAATCCAAAGATCCCTAAAAAGATATTAGATATTCTTCAAAATACAGAAAACGTTGTTTATTTCAGTCAAATTAGTTTGTTTGAAATCTCAATAAAACAGTCCCTCGGCAAACTTCCTAACTTCAGTGTATCTGTAGAAGATATTCATAATCAAGCGCTATTAGATGGCTTCACTTTTTTAGTCATAGAAAATTCTGCAATTTTCAATTATTATAGCATTCCATTGTTGAATGAACACAGAGATCCATTCGATCGGCTATTAATTTCTTCAGCTATACAACAAGATGCTACTTTATTATCTGCTGATGAAAAATTCAAGCTTTATCCAAATATTTTAAAATTGCTTTGGCAGTAA
- a CDS encoding M28 family peptidase: MKTLYILPLAMMLSCCSSVKNKNNTASGKLDTQLLKDVEVLSSDAYQGRKTGTRGAEMARAYIIERFQKLGLKSYPQHVNYAQEFTFNGRSGAKVNGTNLIGYIPGKGTNVIVVSAHYDHLGVIKDEVYNGADDNASGTAGLLKIAAYFAKNKPNNTIIFAAFDAEEMGLQGAKAFVGNPPVPVNTIAVDLNMDMISHSDKGELYVCGTFKYPDLKKYVDTTKTNIRLLFGHDDPKQGHDDWTNQSDQGAFNAKNIPFLYFGVEDHKDYHKATDEYSTITKPFFSNAASAVLDVVKSIDTQTGLQQLLKDKMIMMDNPRKLEKF, from the coding sequence ATGAAAACCCTATATATCCTTCCTTTAGCGATGATGCTAAGCTGCTGTTCATCAGTAAAAAACAAAAACAATACTGCTTCAGGTAAGTTGGATACTCAATTGTTAAAAGACGTTGAAGTATTATCTTCCGATGCTTATCAAGGTAGAAAAACCGGAACAAGAGGGGCCGAAATGGCCAGGGCATACATTATAGAAAGGTTTCAGAAACTGGGTTTAAAATCTTACCCACAGCATGTAAACTACGCACAGGAATTTACCTTTAATGGAAGATCTGGCGCAAAAGTGAATGGAACAAATCTAATCGGCTACATTCCGGGCAAAGGAACTAATGTAATTGTAGTTTCGGCACATTACGACCATTTAGGGGTAATTAAAGATGAAGTTTATAATGGTGCTGATGACAATGCATCAGGAACTGCAGGCTTATTAAAAATTGCAGCATATTTCGCTAAGAACAAGCCGAATAATACGATCATTTTCGCAGCTTTCGATGCGGAAGAAATGGGTTTACAGGGTGCAAAAGCATTTGTAGGTAATCCACCAGTGCCTGTTAATACTATCGCTGTTGATTTAAACATGGATATGATCAGTCATAGTGATAAAGGTGAGCTCTATGTATGTGGAACTTTCAAATATCCTGATTTAAAGAAATATGTAGATACGACTAAAACCAATATCAGATTACTTTTCGGCCACGACGATCCTAAACAAGGTCATGACGACTGGACCAATCAGAGCGACCAGGGTGCATTTAATGCTAAAAATATTCCGTTCTTATATTTTGGCGTGGAAGATCACAAAGATTACCATAAAGCTACAGATGAATATTCTACCATCACCAAACCATTTTTCAGTAATGCAGCAAGTGCTGTGCTGGATGTGGTAAAAAGTATCGACACACAAACTGGCTTACAACAATTGTTAAAGGATAAAATGATCATGATGGACAACCCAAGAAAGTTGGAAAAATTTTAA
- a CDS encoding BlaI/MecI/CopY family transcriptional regulator produces MIKELTKAEEQVMLILWEMGEALVKDVIDKMNEPKPAYNTVSTVIRVLEGKSFVDHKAIGNTHIYFPIIKETDYKKFAIDKVMNNYFENSYESLVSFLVKEKSMSNEELNEIIQLAEKLKKDK; encoded by the coding sequence ATGATAAAAGAACTCACAAAAGCAGAAGAACAGGTAATGCTCATTCTTTGGGAAATGGGCGAAGCCCTGGTAAAAGATGTTATCGATAAAATGAACGAACCCAAGCCCGCTTACAACACGGTATCTACAGTAATAAGGGTTTTGGAAGGGAAAAGTTTTGTTGATCATAAGGCCATCGGCAATACGCACATCTACTTCCCTATTATTAAAGAAACTGATTATAAAAAGTTTGCAATAGATAAAGTGATGAACAATTACTTTGAAAACTCTTATGAGAGTCTGGTTTCTTTTCTGGTGAAAGAAAAAAGTATGAGTAACGAAGAACTCAATGAAATTATTCAATTGGCAGAGAAACTTAAAAAAGACAAATGA
- a CDS encoding M56 family metallopeptidase → MMSWLYYLLEANLYLILFYGFYRLFLHKETFYGLNRYYLIFSSILAFILPFFQLGLLKKEMVFNSTGYPQIEEPKSFLNLENILLLLYLAISTVLILKVFWGLRHIAKLMRNAHKNKENGITLIEIQNSKIAFSFFNLLFIDPEMNQKATVLKHEMVHIKQKHSFDILLFELVQISSWFNPIIYFIRNDIRLIHEYLADDATTRTDIAKYEYALFLIQNSYGNQEVTLSNHFFTSSLLKNRISMLNQKKSAKWARLKLLFIFPLTGFMLCLSTMAFTKDYATIQFGQKKESLTIVFQDTTKKKADKKRLPPLPPKEPNQSKSKKVKEITINEVPIAADHKKEARRLPPPPPVEPGALKSKKSGAPKVDQIRFAPPIVKKDKKNLPVPPPPPPVEPKTKKSGGK, encoded by the coding sequence ATGATGAGCTGGTTATATTATTTACTCGAAGCAAATCTATACCTTATCCTATTTTATGGATTTTATAGATTATTCCTCCACAAGGAAACCTTTTACGGATTAAACAGGTATTATCTGATTTTCAGCTCGATACTCGCTTTTATACTTCCATTTTTTCAGCTGGGATTGTTAAAAAAGGAAATGGTTTTCAACTCTACAGGATATCCCCAGATCGAAGAACCTAAATCATTTTTAAATCTGGAAAATATTCTTTTATTGTTATATCTGGCGATTTCAACAGTTTTAATCCTAAAAGTTTTTTGGGGACTAAGGCACATTGCAAAATTAATGCGAAATGCCCATAAGAATAAAGAAAATGGTATCACACTTATTGAAATCCAAAATTCAAAAATAGCATTTTCATTCTTTAATCTACTCTTTATTGATCCAGAGATGAATCAAAAGGCTACCGTGTTAAAGCACGAAATGGTTCATATTAAGCAGAAGCATAGTTTTGATATTCTATTATTCGAATTGGTACAGATCTCCAGCTGGTTCAATCCAATCATATATTTTATCAGGAATGACATCAGGCTCATTCACGAATATCTTGCTGATGACGCTACCACCAGGACAGATATTGCCAAATACGAATACGCATTATTTCTGATCCAAAATTCTTATGGAAACCAGGAAGTTACGCTTAGCAACCATTTTTTCACTTCATCATTACTAAAAAACAGAATAAGTATGTTAAACCAAAAAAAATCTGCAAAATGGGCCAGGCTCAAATTGTTATTTATCTTTCCGTTAACCGGATTTATGTTATGCCTCTCTACAATGGCATTTACAAAAGATTATGCTACCATCCAATTTGGACAAAAAAAGGAAAGCTTAACCATCGTTTTTCAGGATACGACCAAGAAAAAAGCTGACAAGAAGAGGTTACCACCTCTGCCGCCTAAAGAACCAAATCAATCAAAATCCAAAAAAGTTAAAGAAATAACGATTAATGAAGTTCCTATTGCTGCAGATCATAAAAAAGAAGCAAGAAGATTACCACCACCACCGCCAGTTGAACCAGGTGCTTTAAAATCAAAAAAGTCTGGTGCTCCAAAAGTTGATCAGATTCGTTTCGCTCCACCTATTGTAAAAAAAGATAAAAAGAACTTACCAGTACCACCGCCGCCACCGCCAGTTGAACCAAAAACTAAAAAAAGTGGTGGTAAATAG
- the rsmG gene encoding 16S rRNA (guanine(527)-N(7))-methyltransferase RsmG has product MLDVKPDIVLKYFPDLSEKQIAQFSQLFELYSFWNSQINVISRKDIEELYERHVLHSLGIAKVCNFKTGESVLDVGTGGGFPGIPLAILFPETQFYLVDSIGKKIKVVKEVASALGLENLRADHLRAEQIKEKFNFVVSRAVTRLGEFYPWIQGKFKKDSLNAIPNGILYLKGGDLAEEIKESKLKAELYPLSAYFEEDFFETKFVVYVPQ; this is encoded by the coding sequence ATGCTTGATGTAAAGCCCGATATCGTTTTAAAATATTTCCCTGATTTAAGCGAAAAACAGATTGCCCAATTTTCGCAACTGTTCGAATTATATAGCTTTTGGAATTCGCAAATCAATGTAATTTCGAGAAAAGATATTGAAGAATTATATGAGCGCCACGTATTGCACTCGTTGGGGATAGCTAAAGTATGCAATTTTAAAACTGGAGAATCAGTTTTAGATGTAGGTACAGGTGGTGGTTTTCCGGGCATCCCATTGGCGATTTTGTTTCCCGAAACGCAATTCTATCTTGTAGATTCTATCGGAAAAAAGATTAAAGTGGTTAAAGAAGTAGCATCGGCATTAGGCTTGGAGAATTTAAGAGCTGATCATTTAAGAGCCGAGCAGATTAAAGAGAAATTTAACTTTGTCGTATCGAGAGCGGTTACCCGCTTAGGCGAATTTTATCCATGGATACAGGGCAAATTTAAAAAAGACTCCTTAAATGCCATTCCAAATGGGATTTTGTATTTAAAAGGTGGCGATTTAGCTGAAGAGATCAAAGAATCAAAACTGAAAGCAGAGTTATATCCACTTTCAGCTTATTTTGAGGAAGATTTTTTTGAGACTAAATTCGTGGTTTATGTGCCACAGTAG
- a CDS encoding glycosyltransferase: MRAYFCLIFYPHKSDLQIKNEKFAPVYFNIVILTLIEIILLSILAFCLLVQLYYVLFVHLKLANVSIEEVPSSAQKPLSVIVCARNEIVNLERYLPVLLSQNYPEFEIVVVNDRSWDGTEEFLEELEKKHRNLKVVKILDNDKFIAGKKFAVTMGIKAAKHDWLVFTDADCTPASENWLMDMQQPADENTEIVLGYSPYMKKRSLLNALIRFETFFTAVNYLSFALKGMPYMGVGRNMAYKKSLFFKNKGFAAHMHIPSGDDDLFVNAHANKYNTEIRLHRDSHVWSEPNNTWQGYLRQKKRHFGAGKFYKSKHKFILSLQIVFQFLFYAFFVACMFFSREAQYIALGILGLSIIIRCFIYPKLLKRLNYSDLRWWFPILDILLFLFLTLNGFLALFGKKKVNWK; this comes from the coding sequence TTGAGGGCATATTTTTGTTTAATTTTTTATCCACATAAAAGTGATTTACAGATTAAAAATGAGAAATTTGCGCCTGTTTATTTTAACATTGTGATATTAACCCTGATTGAAATTATTCTGCTCTCGATATTGGCTTTTTGCCTTTTGGTGCAGCTTTACTATGTACTTTTTGTTCATTTAAAATTGGCTAATGTAAGTATCGAAGAGGTTCCCTCGTCGGCTCAAAAACCGCTAAGTGTAATTGTTTGTGCCAGAAATGAAATTGTGAATTTAGAGCGGTATCTGCCTGTATTATTAAGTCAAAACTATCCGGAGTTCGAAATTGTGGTGGTTAATGATCGCTCCTGGGACGGCACAGAAGAGTTTTTAGAAGAATTAGAGAAGAAACACCGTAACCTGAAAGTAGTTAAGATTTTAGATAACGATAAATTTATAGCAGGCAAAAAATTTGCGGTAACCATGGGAATAAAGGCCGCTAAACATGATTGGTTAGTTTTTACTGATGCAGATTGCACTCCAGCTTCCGAAAATTGGTTAATGGATATGCAGCAGCCTGCTGACGAAAATACAGAAATCGTTTTGGGCTATTCTCCTTACATGAAAAAAAGAAGTCTTTTAAATGCACTGATCAGGTTTGAAACCTTTTTTACTGCAGTAAATTACTTGTCTTTCGCCTTAAAAGGTATGCCTTATATGGGCGTTGGACGCAATATGGCGTATAAAAAATCGCTTTTTTTCAAAAATAAAGGCTTTGCAGCACACATGCATATCCCATCTGGAGATGATGATTTGTTTGTAAATGCACATGCCAATAAATACAATACAGAAATCCGTTTACACCGCGATAGTCATGTTTGGAGTGAACCTAATAATACCTGGCAAGGCTATCTGAGACAAAAAAAACGTCATTTTGGTGCGGGAAAGTTCTATAAATCAAAACATAAGTTTATTTTAAGCCTGCAGATTGTTTTCCAGTTTTTATTCTATGCTTTCTTTGTCGCATGTATGTTTTTTAGTCGCGAGGCGCAATACATCGCTTTAGGAATCCTCGGATTAAGCATCATCATCAGGTGTTTTATTTATCCAAAATTGCTGAAACGCTTAAACTATAGCGATTTGCGTTGGTGGTTCCCGATTTTAGATATACTTTTGTTTCTGTTTTTAACCCTGAACGGATTTTTAGCCTTATTTGGCAAGAAAAAAGTAAACTGGAAATAA
- the tgt gene encoding tRNA guanosine(34) transglycosylase Tgt, with protein MKFSLQANDPLSKARAGTVTTAHGEIQTPIFMPVGTAGTVKAVHQRELKDDIDAKIILGNTYHLYLRPGLEILEQAGGLHKFIGWDRPILTDSGGYQVYSLSKVRKIKEEGVTFHSHIDGSKHLFTPEYAMDIQRTIGADIIMAFDECTPYPCDYTYAAQSIKMTHRWLKRCCERFDTTEPKYGFDQTLFPIVQGSVYKDLRIKSAEFIASMNREGNAIGGLSVGEPAEEMYAMTEVVCDILPVEKPRYLMGVGTPINILENIALGVDMFDCVMPTRNARNGMLFTRNGIINIRNKKWENDFSPLDAESDLHADLVTSKAYLRHLVHSKEMLGAQIATLHNLHFYLWLVKQAREKIIAGEFYEWKNKMVKVLGNKL; from the coding sequence ATGAAATTTAGTTTACAGGCTAACGATCCACTATCTAAAGCCAGAGCCGGAACAGTAACAACTGCTCATGGCGAAATACAAACCCCTATTTTTATGCCTGTGGGCACTGCCGGAACGGTAAAAGCCGTTCATCAGCGCGAACTTAAAGATGATATCGACGCAAAAATCATTCTGGGTAATACTTACCACCTTTATTTAAGACCAGGTTTAGAAATCCTGGAACAAGCTGGTGGATTACACAAATTTATTGGCTGGGACCGTCCGATTTTAACAGATAGTGGAGGCTACCAGGTATATTCTTTAAGTAAAGTTCGTAAAATTAAGGAGGAAGGCGTTACTTTCCACTCCCATATTGATGGATCGAAACACCTTTTTACTCCTGAATATGCGATGGATATTCAGCGAACCATAGGTGCCGATATTATTATGGCCTTTGATGAGTGTACGCCATACCCTTGCGACTATACTTATGCAGCGCAATCAATTAAAATGACACACCGTTGGTTAAAACGCTGTTGCGAACGTTTTGATACAACAGAACCTAAATATGGTTTTGACCAAACGTTATTCCCCATTGTACAGGGTTCGGTATATAAAGATTTACGTATTAAATCGGCAGAATTTATTGCCAGCATGAACCGTGAAGGCAATGCCATTGGTGGTTTATCTGTTGGTGAACCTGCTGAAGAGATGTATGCCATGACAGAAGTGGTATGCGATATATTACCGGTAGAAAAACCGCGTTATTTAATGGGCGTAGGTACACCGATCAATATCTTGGAGAATATTGCCTTAGGTGTGGATATGTTTGATTGCGTGATGCCAACCAGAAATGCCAGAAACGGTATGCTTTTTACCAGAAACGGAATCATTAACATCAGGAACAAAAAATGGGAGAATGATTTCTCTCCACTGGATGCCGAAAGCGATCTTCATGCTGATTTAGTAACCAGTAAAGCATATTTAAGACATTTAGTACATAGTAAGGAAATGCTTGGCGCTCAAATTGCTACCTTGCATAATCTGCATTTCTATCTTTGGCTGGTAAAACAGGCCAGGGAAAAGATCATTGCTGGTGAATTTTACGAGTGGAAAAACAAAATGGTTAAAGTATTAGGCAATAAGCTATAA
- a CDS encoding LptF/LptG family permease — protein sequence MSLLKGRIKIIDQYIIGKYLGTFIYTLAIFVIIIVVFDLSEKMDDFMKSGLSFWGILSKYYAGSIPFYVNMLSPLINFIAVIFFTAKMADQTEIVPILSGGVSFNRFLFPYLVSATIIFSANLLSNLYILPYTNTLKNSFENTYVKRNDPSTKSNIHMKLDDKTYIYIDNFDNKTNSGYRFSLDNFSGDVLTKKIVAENIKWDSLKRKWQLSNYSIRKIDGLKETMIYGNGKLKDTILDMRPDDFSAYDNVVQNLTTKELSDKIRKEKIRGTGVMNDLQFEKYKRYLHPLSAFVLTLIGVALSSRKVRGGVGVSLGIGIFISFAYIVFNQFTQMFSTKGGLPPFAAVIMPTLFFGLLGFYLLRKAPK from the coding sequence ATGAGTCTGTTAAAAGGAAGGATAAAAATCATCGATCAGTATATTATCGGGAAATACCTGGGTACATTTATTTATACCCTGGCCATTTTTGTGATCATTATTGTCGTGTTCGACCTGTCGGAAAAGATGGATGATTTTATGAAAAGCGGCTTGAGTTTTTGGGGAATCCTTTCCAAATATTACGCAGGATCTATTCCTTTTTATGTGAATATGCTTTCACCCCTGATCAATTTTATTGCAGTGATTTTCTTTACCGCAAAAATGGCCGATCAGACTGAAATTGTACCAATTTTGAGTGGTGGGGTGAGTTTTAACCGCTTTTTATTTCCTTACCTGGTTTCGGCTACGATTATTTTCTCGGCCAACTTACTTTCAAATCTATACATCCTTCCTTATACCAATACTTTAAAAAATAGTTTCGAGAATACGTACGTAAAACGTAATGATCCTTCTACAAAATCAAACATCCATATGAAACTGGATGACAAAACCTATATCTATATTGATAATTTCGACAACAAAACCAATTCAGGATACCGGTTTTCTCTGGATAATTTTAGTGGAGATGTGCTGACCAAAAAGATTGTTGCAGAAAATATAAAATGGGATTCGCTTAAACGCAAATGGCAGTTAAGTAACTACTCCATCCGGAAGATTGACGGCCTGAAAGAAACCATGATTTATGGCAACGGAAAACTTAAGGATACCATCCTGGATATGCGTCCTGATGATTTTTCAGCATATGACAATGTGGTACAAAATTTAACCACGAAGGAACTTTCTGATAAGATCAGGAAAGAAAAGATCCGCGGAACAGGCGTAATGAACGACCTTCAGTTTGAAAAATACAAACGTTACTTACACCCGCTTTCTGCTTTCGTACTAACGCTGATTGGCGTGGCACTATCGTCGCGCAAAGTACGCGGAGGGGTCGGTGTATCATTAGGTATCGGAATCTTCATTAGCTTCGCTTATATCGTATTTAATCAGTTCACACAGATGTTTTCGACTAAAGGTGGATTACCTCCATTTGCTGCTGTTATTATGCCTACATTATTCTTTGGCTTATTAGGTTTTTACCTGTTAAGAAAAGCACCAAAATAG
- a CDS encoding DMT family transporter — translation MEATKKNLLILHLTVFVWGFTGVLGKLISIDAVPMVWYRVLIAAATLFAWFLITKKNIKITKKQFIQFFLTGGIVAIHWIFFFHAIKVSTVSVTLVCLSSFTLFTAILEPLIKKQPIQIGDILIGLLIILGIYMIFKFEGQYTLGIIFGLLAAVASSLFSTINSTLVQKSEPSIISFYELVGALFWITLYRLYDGTLLHTAFNLSTKNWFYLILLGTLCTSVAYVAGVAVMRTLSAFRVALITNLEPVYGIVLAFIFFQNKEQMTGGFYIGATIILGSIFLYPIYKKRKNKL, via the coding sequence ATGGAAGCCACTAAAAAGAATTTACTCATTCTTCATCTTACTGTATTTGTTTGGGGCTTTACAGGCGTGCTCGGCAAGTTAATTTCTATTGATGCAGTACCCATGGTTTGGTACCGGGTATTGATTGCAGCAGCTACACTTTTTGCCTGGTTTTTAATCACCAAAAAGAATATTAAAATAACCAAAAAGCAGTTTATTCAATTCTTTCTAACCGGCGGAATTGTAGCTATCCACTGGATATTTTTCTTTCATGCCATTAAGGTTTCTACGGTTTCGGTAACCTTGGTATGCCTCTCTTCCTTTACTTTATTTACAGCAATTTTAGAGCCGCTGATCAAAAAACAACCAATACAAATAGGCGATATTCTGATCGGTTTATTAATCATTCTGGGCATATATATGATCTTTAAATTCGAAGGCCAGTATACCTTAGGAATTATTTTTGGTTTATTAGCAGCAGTGGCATCCAGTCTTTTTTCAACTATAAATTCTACTTTGGTACAAAAAAGCGAACCTTCTATTATCAGTTTTTACGAACTTGTAGGCGCGCTTTTCTGGATCACCTTGTACCGTTTATATGATGGAACACTGCTGCACACAGCATTCAATTTAAGCACTAAAAACTGGTTCTATCTTATTCTTCTTGGTACGCTCTGCACATCTGTTGCTTATGTTGCGGGTGTTGCTGTTATGCGTACATTATCGGCTTTTAGGGTAGCCTTAATTACAAACCTCGAACCTGTTTACGGCATTGTTTTGGCCTTCATTTTCTTTCAGAATAAAGAACAGATGACTGGTGGTTTTTATATCGGAGCAACGATTATTCTAGGCTCGATATTCTTATATCCGATCTACAAAAAGAGAAAGAACAAGCTGTAG
- a CDS encoding lipopolysaccharide assembly protein LapA domain-containing protein has product MSAKTISIIILTALLTIFLMVNTEAVDFNFLVTTVPVSKLLVIGVCIIIGFIIGFVVGRPRKTVSSYDDEIERNQPTIEKKNTLSDEDRDYIS; this is encoded by the coding sequence ATGAGCGCAAAAACAATCTCCATTATTATTTTAACCGCATTGCTGACCATATTCTTGATGGTAAATACCGAAGCTGTAGATTTCAATTTTCTGGTTACCACGGTTCCGGTATCTAAACTTTTGGTTATCGGTGTTTGCATTATCATTGGTTTTATTATCGGCTTTGTAGTGGGCCGACCAAGAAAAACAGTAAGTAGCTATGATGATGAGATCGAGAGGAATCAACCTACAATAGAAAAGAAAAATACCTTAAGCGACGAGGACAGAGATTACATTAGTTAG
- a CDS encoding GxxExxY protein has translation MMKYGDLTGRIIGCAMKVHSFLGSGFQEKIYQKALGIEMRIEKLSYKEEMTMNIFYRDIKIGYRRVDFFVENTIMLELKAISELNDAHLAQAINYLEAYKLPVGLLINFGSRSLTFKRVYNTKHPDNKS, from the coding sequence ATGATGAAATATGGTGATTTAACAGGCCGCATTATTGGCTGTGCAATGAAAGTTCATTCGTTTCTAGGATCAGGTTTTCAAGAAAAGATATATCAAAAAGCCTTGGGTATTGAAATGCGGATAGAAAAATTATCTTATAAGGAAGAAATGACGATGAATATTTTTTATCGTGATATTAAAATTGGGTATAGAAGGGTAGATTTTTTTGTTGAAAATACGATTATGTTAGAACTAAAAGCTATATCAGAATTAAATGATGCACATCTTGCACAAGCGATTAACTATCTTGAAGCATATAAACTTCCCGTAGGATTATTGATCAATTTTGGAAGCAGGAGCCTAACTTTTAAAAGAGTTTATAATACGAAGCACCCAGATAACAAGAGCTAG
- a CDS encoding pirin family protein, protein MSQFILHKENTRGHANHGWLDAHHSFSFANYYNPERMHFGVLRVLNDDSIDGGMGFGAHPHDNMEIITIPLAGAIAHKDSMGNSATIKNGEIQVMSAGTGVSHSEFNANANEQLNLLQIWLFPNKKNVTPRYDQQTLDVAARHNNFQQILSPNADDAGVWIHQDAWFSLGKFDAGFETEYKIKKAGNGVYAFIINGEVTINGQVLSKRDGLGVWDTDSISFKANTADAEVLLMDVPMELN, encoded by the coding sequence ATGTCACAGTTTATTTTGCACAAAGAAAACACCCGCGGTCATGCTAATCATGGTTGGTTAGATGCACACCATTCATTCAGTTTTGCTAATTACTACAATCCGGAAAGGATGCACTTCGGAGTTTTAAGGGTTTTAAATGATGACAGTATTGATGGTGGAATGGGCTTTGGCGCTCACCCACATGATAACATGGAAATTATTACCATTCCATTGGCTGGTGCAATTGCACACAAAGATAGTATGGGTAATTCGGCCACAATTAAAAACGGAGAAATCCAGGTAATGAGTGCCGGAACTGGTGTGAGCCATAGCGAGTTTAACGCTAATGCAAACGAGCAATTAAATTTATTGCAGATCTGGTTGTTCCCTAACAAGAAAAACGTTACACCACGTTACGATCAGCAGACATTGGATGTTGCGGCGAGGCACAATAATTTTCAACAGATTTTATCTCCAAACGCGGATGATGCCGGTGTCTGGATACATCAGGATGCCTGGTTCTCATTAGGTAAATTCGATGCCGGATTTGAAACTGAATACAAAATCAAAAAAGCAGGTAATGGTGTGTATGCTTTCATCATCAATGGAGAAGTAACCATAAACGGACAAGTGCTGAGCAAAAGAGATGGATTAGGCGTTTGGGATACCGATAGCATCAGTTTTAAAGCCAATACTGCAGATGCAGAGGTTTTATTGATGGATGTTCCGATGGAATTGAACTAA
- a CDS encoding PLP-dependent aspartate aminotransferase family protein has product MKSENFETIAIRTQTERSLHKEHSSPIYLTSSYKFEDAEEMRALFANEKEGNVYSRYSNPNTSEFIEKMCLLEGAEDGFATATGMAAIFTTFGAFLKNGDHLVSSRSVFGSTHQLLTNVFSNWGVTFDYADLDKPQDWEALIKPNTKMIFVETPSNPGIDIIDLEFLGSLAKKHNILLVVDNCFATPYLQQPIKYGAHISIHSATKYIDGQGRVLGGVILGPKALIADVIAFARHSGPALSPFNAWILSKSLETLAIRMDRHCENALKVAEYLEKHPKVKLVKYPFLPSHPQYDIAKKQMKQGGGIVTIVVEGGIDAARKFIDGLQMFSISANLADTRSIATHPATSTHSKLTEEQRNEVGIEQGSIRLSIGLEHINDILADIEQALA; this is encoded by the coding sequence ATGAAATCCGAAAATTTTGAAACCATAGCTATACGCACGCAAACCGAACGCAGTTTACACAAAGAGCATTCATCACCAATTTACCTTACTTCGAGTTATAAGTTTGAAGATGCAGAAGAAATGCGTGCTTTGTTTGCGAATGAAAAGGAGGGAAATGTATACAGTCGTTATTCAAATCCAAATACATCCGAGTTCATCGAGAAAATGTGCCTTTTAGAAGGTGCCGAAGATGGTTTTGCTACAGCAACAGGCATGGCTGCGATTTTTACCACATTTGGGGCATTTTTGAAAAATGGCGACCACCTGGTATCAAGCCGTTCGGTTTTTGGTTCTACGCACCAATTATTAACCAATGTTTTTTCTAACTGGGGTGTAACTTTCGATTATGCCGATTTAGATAAACCACAGGATTGGGAGGCTTTAATTAAGCCAAATACTAAAATGATTTTTGTAGAAACCCCATCTAATCCTGGTATTGATATTATCGATCTTGAATTTTTGGGCAGTTTGGCTAAAAAACATAACATATTACTTGTTGTAGATAATTGCTTCGCTACACCATATCTACAACAGCCAATTAAATATGGTGCACACATTTCAATCCACTCAGCTACTAAATATATTGACGGGCAAGGGCGTGTTTTGGGTGGTGTAATTTTAGGTCCCAAAGCTTTAATTGCAGATGTAATTGCTTTTGCACGTCACAGCGGACCTGCTTTATCGCCTTTTAACGCATGGATTTTATCTAAGAGTTTAGAGACCTTAGCCATCCGTATGGATCGTCATTGCGAAAACGCTTTAAAGGTTGCTGAATATTTAGAAAAACATCCGAAAGTTAAACTGGTAAAATATCCGTTTTTGCCATCGCACCCTCAATACGATATTGCCAAAAAGCAAATGAAACAAGGTGGTGGCATTGTAACCATTGTGGTTGAAGGTGGTATAGATGCAGCACGTAAATTTATAGATGGTTTGCAAATGTTCTCTATCTCTGCAAATTTGGCCGATACCCGTTCTATTGCAACACACCCGGCTACGAGTACACACAGCAAACTTACCGAAGAGCAACGTAATGAAGTTGGGATTGAACAAGGTTCAATCCGTTTATCAATAGGTTTAGAGCATATCAACGATATTTTAGCGGATATTGAGCAAGCTTTAGCTTAA